One genomic segment of Acomys russatus chromosome 6, mAcoRus1.1, whole genome shotgun sequence includes these proteins:
- the Syt2 gene encoding synaptotagmin-2 produces the protein MRNIFKRNQEPVVAPATTTATMPVAPADNSTESTGTGETQEDMFAKLKDKFFNEINKIPLPPWALIAMAVVAGLLLLTCCFCICKKCCCKKKKNKKEKGKGMKNAMNMKDMKGGQDDDDAETGLTEGEGEGEEEKEPENLGKLQFSLDYDFQANQLTVGVLQAAELPALDMGGTSDPYVKVFLLPDKKKKYETKVHRKTLNPAFNETFTFKVPYQELGGKTLVMAIYDFDRFSKHDIIGEVKVPMNTVDLGQPIEEWRDLQGGEKEEPEKLGDICTSLRYVPTAGKLTVCILEAKNLKKMDVGGLSDPYVKIHLMQNGKRLKKKKTTVKKKTLNPYFNESFSFEIPFEQIQKVQVVVTVLDYDKLGKNEAIGKIFVGSNATGTELRHWSDMLANPRRPIAQWHSLKPEEEVDALLGKNK, from the exons ATGAGAAACATCTTCAAGAGGAACCAGGAGCCCGTGGTGGctcctgccaccaccactgccacaaTGCCTGTCGCACCTGCTGACAACTCCACAGAGAGCACAGGCACTGGGGAGACCCAAGAAGACATGTTCGCCAAGCTGAAGGACAAATTCTTCAACGAGATCAACAAGATTCCCT tgccaccctgggCTCTGATCGCCATGGCTGTGGTTGCTGGCCTCTTGCTGCTAACCTGCTGCTTCTGCATCTGCAAGAAGTGCTGctgcaagaagaagaagaacaagaaggagaagGGCAAAGGCATGAAGAACGCCATGAACATGAAAGACATGAAAGGGGGCCAG GATGATGACGATGCAGAGACGGGCCTGACCGAAGGGGAAGGTGAAGGCgaggaggagaaagagccagagaacctGGGCAAATTGCAGTTTTCTCTGGACTATgatttccaggccaaccag CTCACCGTGGGCGTCCTGCAGGCCGCTGAACTCCCTGCCCTGGACATGGGCGGCACCTCAGACCCTTATGTCAaagtcttcctcctcccagacaagaagaagaaatatgagACCAAGGTGCACCGGAAGACGCTGAACCCCGCCTTCAACGAGACCTTCACTTTCAAG GTGCCATACCAGGAATTAGGAGGCAAAACCCTGGTGATGGCCATCTATGACTTTGACCGCTTCTCTAAGCATGACATTATCGGGGAGGTGAAGGTGCCTATGAACACCGTGGACCTTGGCCAGCCCATTGAGGAATGGAGAGACCTCCAAGGcggggagaaggaagag CCAGAGAAGCTAGGCGACATCTGTACCTCCTTGCGCTATGTGCCCACTGCTGGGAAGCTCACGGTCTGTATCCTGGAAGCCAAGAACCTCAAGAAGATGGATGTGGGCGGCCTTTCAG ACCCTTACGTGAAGATCCACTTGATGCAAAATggaaagagactgaagaagaagaagacgacggtGAAGAAGAAGACCCTTAACCCCTACTTCAACGAGTCCTTCAGCTTCGAGATCCCCTTTGAGCAGATCCAG AAAGTCCAGGTGGTTGTCACCGTGCTGGACTATGACAAGCTGGGCAAGAACGAAGCCATCGGCAAGATCTTTGTGGGCAGCAACGCCACAGGCACGGAGCTGCGGCACTGGTCCGACATGCTGGCCAACCCCCGGAGGCCCATTGCCCAGTGGCATTCTCTTAAACCTGAGGAGGAAGTGGATGCCCTCTTAGGCAAGAACAAATAG